In one Limosilactobacillus oris genomic region, the following are encoded:
- a CDS encoding amino acid ABC transporter permease, translating into MSNTKILEVILRGLPNTLYLLVLSFVFATILGIFLAWLDLRKSRVAKGVANLYLGLIRGTPPLLMLLLAYYGLPVLLKGIGINIDGWTKLTFGVLGLSLGWSAYLSEAFRSAYLSVDSGQLEAARSIGLPDRTTFWQILVPQTTMIALPNIENLVIGLVKATSLVYVLGLYDLYNEASNLSNQTAGVHQLQIFVLLALTYWVIVLIIEGLFRLVKQRFVAIRI; encoded by the coding sequence ATGAGCAATACTAAAATCCTGGAAGTTATCCTGCGCGGGCTTCCCAATACCCTCTACCTGCTAGTCCTCTCCTTTGTCTTCGCGACCATCCTGGGCATTTTCTTAGCTTGGCTGGACCTGCGGAAAAGTCGGGTGGCTAAGGGCGTCGCTAACCTCTACCTCGGCCTAATCCGTGGTACCCCGCCCTTGCTGATGCTGCTGTTGGCCTATTACGGCTTACCGGTCCTCTTAAAGGGCATCGGCATTAACATTGACGGCTGGACTAAGCTGACCTTTGGTGTTCTTGGATTATCGTTGGGCTGGAGTGCCTACCTCTCCGAAGCTTTCCGGAGTGCTTACTTGTCAGTTGATTCCGGGCAGTTAGAAGCCGCCCGTTCAATCGGCCTGCCAGACCGCACTACCTTTTGGCAAATCCTGGTTCCCCAGACTACCATGATTGCCCTTCCCAATATTGAAAACCTGGTCATCGGCCTGGTGAAGGCAACGTCGCTAGTCTATGTTCTGGGCCTCTACGACCTTTACAACGAGGCTTCAAACCTGTCTAACCAGACGGCCGGCGTTCACCAGCTGCAAATTTTCGTCCTGCTGGCGCTGACCTACTGGGTAATCGTCCTCATCATTGAGGGGCTGTTCCGGTTGGTTAAGCAGCGCTTCGTCGCCATTCGGATTTAG
- a CDS encoding transporter substrate-binding domain-containing protein, translating into MKLSRLINRVALTGLTILGLSTIAGPASAATTVRVAAPNGNSPYIINTDHGAGGYYGELLKKIDQDLPQYKFKTTFTSQNAVFAGLQSGKYDVAMSNFWYNKERFNNYYHTRANGLDDLRLVERKNGKKANSLAEVAKKKLTVVPVSTSDARYSLLANYNQQHPNNKINLKGIGDQTTGDALKQVASGKYDVAVYPYAAYKSVQTTAAGKNLTASKSIGLQSSYFLLHKSASNKKLTKAMNKELQKLHDNGYMEKLTKKYLYENTFKLPGAQKAFNAHN; encoded by the coding sequence ATGAAATTATCTCGCTTAATTAACCGCGTGGCCTTGACCGGCCTAACAATCCTCGGCCTCTCAACCATCGCTGGTCCAGCATCCGCGGCCACCACGGTTAGGGTCGCGGCGCCGAATGGCAACTCGCCTTATATTATCAACACTGACCACGGTGCCGGTGGGTATTACGGCGAGCTGCTGAAGAAGATTGACCAAGACTTGCCGCAATATAAGTTCAAGACCACCTTCACCTCGCAAAATGCAGTGTTTGCCGGGCTCCAGTCTGGCAAGTACGACGTCGCCATGTCGAACTTCTGGTACAACAAGGAACGGTTTAACAACTACTACCACACTCGTGCAAACGGCCTCGATGACCTCCGGCTGGTCGAACGCAAGAACGGTAAGAAAGCCAACTCCCTGGCCGAAGTAGCCAAAAAGAAGCTTACCGTCGTTCCCGTCTCCACCAGCGACGCCCGTTACAGCCTGCTTGCAAACTACAACCAGCAACACCCCAACAACAAGATCAACCTCAAAGGAATCGGCGACCAGACCACTGGCGACGCACTAAAGCAGGTCGCGTCTGGTAAATATGATGTCGCGGTTTACCCCTACGCTGCCTACAAGTCAGTCCAAACCACTGCGGCGGGGAAGAACCTAACAGCTTCCAAGTCGATTGGTCTGCAAAGTTCCTACTTCCTCCTTCACAAGAGCGCATCCAATAAGAAATTAACTAAGGCCATGAACAAGGAGCTCCAAAAGCTGCACGATAATGGCTACATGGAAAAGCTGACCAAGAAGTACCTCTACGAAAACACCTTTAAGCTGCCGGGCGCCCAAAAAGCATTTAACGCTCATAACTAA
- a CDS encoding NADPH-dependent FMN reductase, producing MKKVAIIVGSVRPNRRSKQVANWLRTQLLASDQVHFDVVDLAKVNLPMLDEPQIPFTGLYAHAKTREWSQLVASYDGFVFVFPQYNWGYPAVLKNAIDYLAKEWQGKPVSLVTFGGHGGSQAQVAMRLVVTGLKMRQMAVNPQISLSPSDSLATADYRLHTHDSEAALLRTEFENILK from the coding sequence ATGAAAAAAGTAGCAATCATTGTCGGCAGTGTCCGGCCGAACCGGCGGAGTAAGCAGGTGGCCAACTGGCTGCGTACCCAGCTGCTGGCAAGCGACCAGGTTCATTTTGACGTGGTCGACCTTGCCAAGGTGAACCTGCCGATGCTGGACGAGCCGCAGATACCCTTCACGGGACTGTACGCGCACGCCAAAACCCGGGAGTGGAGCCAGCTGGTTGCGTCCTACGACGGCTTTGTCTTCGTCTTTCCGCAATATAACTGGGGCTACCCGGCAGTCTTGAAAAACGCCATTGATTACCTGGCGAAGGAATGGCAGGGCAAGCCGGTTAGCCTGGTGACTTTTGGCGGCCACGGCGGCAGTCAGGCCCAAGTGGCAATGCGCCTGGTCGTCACCGGCCTGAAAATGCGCCAGATGGCAGTCAACCCGCAGATCAGCCTGTCACCGAGCGATTCACTCGCCACGGCGGACTACCGGCTGCATACGCACGACAGCGAGGCGGCCCTGCTGCGTACCGAGTTTGAAAACATCCTTAAATAA
- a CDS encoding phosphatidylglycerophosphatase A, whose translation MNNRKFKYPDTKAYEFVVSRLEERGVDLADLAAIIYNSQIEFEPTLTMARVNEYLQDALHKRELLNNAMVMLELDRLTEAGEVAEPLSSIIKNDAGVFGVDETLALQIANIYGTIGTTNFGYFDRVKKGIIAKYDSDKGHVNTFIDDLLAAIVAAVSGKIAHQYA comes from the coding sequence ATGAATAACCGGAAATTTAAATATCCTGACACCAAGGCCTACGAATTTGTGGTCAGCCGGCTTGAGGAACGGGGCGTTGACCTGGCCGACCTGGCTGCCATTATCTACAATTCGCAAATCGAATTTGAACCGACGCTGACGATGGCCCGGGTAAACGAGTACCTCCAGGACGCCCTGCATAAGCGGGAGCTGCTGAACAACGCCATGGTCATGCTGGAATTGGACCGGCTGACGGAGGCCGGGGAGGTCGCGGAGCCGTTGTCGAGTATTATCAAGAATGATGCCGGCGTCTTTGGGGTCGACGAAACCCTGGCCCTCCAAATTGCCAACATCTACGGGACGATTGGGACCACTAATTTTGGCTACTTCGACCGGGTCAAGAAGGGAATTATTGCCAAGTACGATAGCGATAAGGGGCACGTCAATACCTTTATCGATGACCTGCTGGCTGCGATTGTGGCCGCCGTTTCCGGCAAGATTGCCCACCAGTACGCCTAG
- a CDS encoding mucin-binding protein → MTVNVRPGTDLDLSQFASQLPTGLKLNHQWLRINHSDVVYQVKLDHELTENYAENKDFVQNIYGVVNGQQVLLGTQTITLTRYGVYDHYTNEFRPTTGWQLNGQEISQAQFADFTVKLTGDLAGYSAEKTVVTGAVIDPNGDQTVFNQYVNLAENIVKTENRTIKRLVTVYYPDGSHRVITQLVTFTRTTTYNPFNQDQIADTGRST, encoded by the coding sequence GTGACCGTTAATGTCCGACCCGGGACTGACCTTGACCTCAGTCAGTTTGCCAGCCAACTGCCAACGGGGCTCAAGCTGAACCACCAATGGCTGCGGATTAATCACAGCGACGTGGTTTACCAGGTTAAACTTGATCACGAACTAACGGAAAACTACGCTGAAAACAAGGATTTCGTGCAGAATATTTACGGGGTAGTCAACGGTCAGCAGGTCTTGCTGGGCACGCAAACGATCACGTTAACGCGCTATGGCGTTTATGACCACTACACGAACGAGTTTCGCCCGACAACGGGCTGGCAGCTCAACGGCCAAGAGATTAGCCAGGCCCAGTTCGCCGACTTTACGGTTAAGCTCACTGGTGACTTAGCGGGCTACTCAGCGGAAAAAACTGTCGTGACGGGAGCTGTCATTGACCCCAATGGCGACCAAACCGTCTTCAACCAGTACGTTAATTTGGCTGAAAACATCGTCAAAACTGAGAACAGGACTATTAAGCGGCTGGTGACGGTCTACTATCCAGACGGGAGCCATCGGGTGATTACCCAGCTGGTGACCTTTACCAGAACGACCACGTACAATCCCTTTAACCAGGATCAAATTGCGGACACCGGCCGGTCTACCTGA
- a CDS encoding amino acid ABC transporter permease: protein MFDLNFARESFGQILAAAPLTILVAVVATLAGLILAILVAIARERKIPLLSPLLAVVVSFIRGTPILVQLYVVYYGLPQLLVLMRNWGWNTNPDGLPAIIIAFSAYGLNAMANLSESIRSAYHAVDYRQYEAGLAVGMTPLRTMTQIVVPQLITNLIPNFTNIFLDLIKDTALIYNIGLVEIMGQANIVSSLGFKYLETYTDALIIYIIICWIFAKVFQLIETRLRRRYAFN, encoded by the coding sequence TTGTTCGACTTAAATTTTGCTCGCGAGTCATTTGGCCAAATCCTGGCCGCCGCTCCTTTGACTATCCTGGTCGCAGTCGTGGCGACTTTGGCCGGACTGATTCTGGCCATTTTAGTAGCAATCGCCCGTGAACGTAAAATCCCGCTCTTATCGCCGCTCCTAGCTGTGGTCGTCTCGTTCATTCGGGGAACACCAATTCTAGTCCAACTCTACGTAGTTTACTATGGCCTCCCCCAACTGCTGGTCCTAATGCGTAACTGGGGGTGGAACACCAACCCCGATGGCTTACCGGCCATCATCATTGCTTTTTCCGCTTACGGGCTCAACGCCATGGCCAACCTGTCGGAGAGTATTCGCTCCGCCTACCACGCCGTTGATTACCGCCAGTACGAGGCTGGCCTGGCGGTGGGGATGACCCCCCTGCGCACCATGACCCAAATTGTGGTCCCCCAGCTAATCACCAACTTGATTCCTAACTTCACCAATATTTTCCTCGACCTGATCAAGGATACCGCCTTGATTTACAATATCGGTTTGGTAGAAATTATGGGTCAGGCTAACATTGTTTCGTCCCTAGGGTTTAAGTACCTTGAAACCTATACTGATGCCCTGATTATTTACATTATTATCTGCTGGATTTTCGCGAAAGTCTTCCAGTTGATTGAAACCCGTCTTCGTCGTCGCTACGCCTTTAACTAA
- a CDS encoding YycH family regulatory protein: MINKLKANWLSIALTIVVIISLFLSGLIWTNPYQYEGTRRENVMKSSQQYTAQSMGDVYLPTTVVRTNGRGNQVFLYSTPASLTREMKNIIRGWQFGRVTTVKSNNSDVYLSYLRRHNAITLSYPKAIPTLVFNETFSQTVNSDQVSQINHIVIPLKGPREVYLLSDHRYGIYRLQVKKGNFKQITKLTKGARGIAVDHKIVNGTTMLTYPKSFTLPVFAFQVANQNIDTLSSNLLSSNQRSNITSSENGDEVVYSSGNNQRLVYHRTNGTVDYESFTNSDDHRSTDQLYSYFYNRLVKTGVQLSNVRFDGTSNHQRRFTYRTFVDGFPIFNEDGYGSIQLMAGSGTERCQMSRYSLQVPLPINQQEVKLPATPEVLNDLHASPHFRDIKGIRVGYLWRSDDSNKVVKLTPTYFVWYHGNWVDYEQLLK; encoded by the coding sequence ATGATTAACAAGCTGAAAGCCAACTGGCTCTCAATCGCGTTGACAATTGTCGTAATCATTAGCCTGTTCTTGTCTGGCTTAATCTGGACGAACCCCTACCAGTACGAAGGGACACGCCGGGAAAACGTGATGAAGAGCAGCCAGCAGTATACTGCCCAGTCGATGGGGGACGTCTACCTGCCGACCACGGTGGTTCGTACTAACGGTCGCGGGAACCAGGTCTTCTTATATAGCACCCCAGCCAGCTTGACGCGGGAAATGAAAAACATTATCCGGGGCTGGCAGTTTGGCCGGGTCACGACCGTAAAGAGCAATAATAGCGACGTCTACCTGAGCTATCTCCGGCGGCACAACGCCATTACGCTCAGTTACCCCAAGGCTATTCCAACCCTTGTCTTTAACGAAACCTTTTCCCAGACGGTCAATAGCGACCAGGTGAGCCAAATCAACCACATCGTGATCCCGTTAAAAGGGCCCCGCGAAGTGTACCTGCTGAGTGACCATCGCTATGGGATTTACCGTTTGCAGGTGAAGAAGGGGAACTTCAAGCAGATTACGAAGCTCACGAAGGGCGCCCGGGGCATTGCTGTTGACCATAAAATCGTTAACGGGACAACGATGCTGACCTACCCGAAGAGCTTTACCCTGCCGGTCTTCGCCTTCCAGGTTGCAAACCAGAATATCGATACCCTGAGCTCTAATTTGCTGAGCAGCAACCAACGCAGCAACATCACTTCCAGTGAAAACGGCGACGAGGTCGTGTACAGCAGCGGCAATAACCAGCGGCTGGTTTACCACCGGACTAACGGGACCGTGGACTATGAGTCGTTTACTAACAGCGATGACCACCGGTCGACGGACCAGCTCTACTCCTACTTTTACAACCGGCTGGTTAAGACTGGGGTGCAACTGAGCAACGTCCGCTTCGACGGGACAAGCAACCACCAGCGGCGGTTTACCTACCGAACGTTTGTCGACGGGTTCCCGATCTTTAATGAGGATGGTTACGGCAGTATCCAGCTAATGGCTGGCAGCGGGACGGAACGGTGTCAGATGAGCCGGTATTCGCTCCAAGTTCCGTTACCCATCAACCAGCAGGAAGTCAAACTGCCGGCTACCCCGGAAGTCCTCAATGACCTGCATGCCAGTCCGCACTTTCGGGACATCAAGGGTATCCGGGTCGGCTACCTCTGGCGGTCTGACGATAGTAATAAGGTGGTCAAGCTGACCCCGACCTACTTTGTGTGGTATCACGGTAACTGGGTTGATTACGAGCAATTGCTAAAGTAA
- a CDS encoding transporter substrate-binding domain-containing protein, translating to MKFTKLLTTASVFVLTATTLFTPLTAHANKVTTVKVAAPNGNPEFVVNTDHGPAGYYGDLIKRIDKDLPQYRFKTTFASQNAVFSGLQSGKYDVALNNSWYNESRFKNYYHTRSTSLDDVRIIYRKNSPQAKYLKNATSLAPIAKHKLSMVPLATDDALYSVVKTYNDTHNPKVDLKPFGDQSTADALGQVASGKYDVTMYPYAAFREVQNTKDGKKLAVSKSIYLKSAYLLVHKNQQNKQLTKDLNKEIDHLYKDGYLEQLTKKYIHENTFAFPGADKAYNAEFNK from the coding sequence ATGAAATTCACCAAACTACTAACAACCGCGTCCGTTTTCGTCCTCACCGCCACCACCTTGTTCACGCCGCTCACCGCCCATGCGAATAAGGTAACTACCGTCAAGGTCGCCGCCCCGAACGGCAACCCCGAATTCGTGGTCAACACCGATCATGGTCCGGCCGGCTATTATGGTGACCTGATTAAGCGGATCGATAAAGACCTGCCGCAATACCGCTTCAAGACGACCTTCGCTTCCCAAAATGCCGTTTTTTCCGGCCTTCAATCCGGTAAGTATGACGTCGCCTTGAACAATTCATGGTACAACGAGTCGCGGTTCAAGAATTACTACCATACCCGTTCGACCAGCCTGGATGATGTCCGCATTATTTACCGCAAGAACAGTCCCCAGGCTAAGTACCTCAAGAATGCCACTTCCCTCGCCCCCATCGCCAAGCACAAGTTGTCAATGGTGCCACTAGCCACCGACGACGCGCTCTACTCCGTTGTTAAGACCTACAACGATACCCACAATCCTAAGGTCGACTTAAAGCCGTTCGGTGACCAGTCCACGGCAGACGCCCTCGGCCAGGTGGCTTCGGGGAAGTACGACGTCACGATGTATCCATACGCCGCCTTCCGCGAGGTTCAAAATACTAAGGACGGCAAAAAGCTCGCCGTTTCTAAGTCCATCTACCTTAAGAGTGCCTACCTCCTCGTCCACAAGAATCAGCAAAACAAGCAGTTAACTAAGGACCTAAACAAGGAGATTGACCACTTGTACAAGGATGGCTACCTCGAGCAGCTGACTAAGAAGTACATCCACGAAAACACCTTTGCCTTCCCTGGTGCTGACAAAGCCTACAACGCTGAATTCAATAAATAA
- a CDS encoding two-component system regulatory protein YycI, whose protein sequence is MNFKRIQWIFLVAFILFDIIVGCQLLFQNRFTITNNTQSRQSTVLKEMRADSISYQGLSKHQPNAFYISGSRSGDGGTLEQEMAKLHNQTSRFADSQLVSEFDSPIKVNAERPQLRLDQVVRRSRNVPLGDHYQYNAQLSSRREAVYTQMVKNQPVLSSDGQLRFRINRNAQVTGYTQTYLENPTTLQQRTATISQRQAVVWLYRHNQIPNNSQIRWAILGYTKLLTTNNHNQAVYVPTWAVEIKTKTADTVQRLNVNAFNSTIMKSSPDTVNMDSINK, encoded by the coding sequence GTGAACTTTAAACGAATTCAGTGGATTTTTCTGGTTGCCTTCATCCTCTTTGACATTATCGTCGGTTGCCAGCTACTCTTTCAAAACCGCTTTACCATCACCAATAATACGCAAAGCCGGCAGTCAACGGTGCTGAAGGAAATGCGGGCAGACTCGATTAGCTACCAGGGCCTGTCTAAGCACCAGCCGAACGCCTTTTACATTTCCGGCAGCCGGTCAGGGGATGGCGGGACGCTGGAGCAGGAGATGGCAAAGCTGCATAACCAGACGTCCCGCTTCGCTGATAGTCAGCTGGTCAGTGAATTTGATTCGCCAATCAAGGTTAACGCTGAGCGGCCGCAATTACGGCTCGACCAGGTCGTCCGCCGGTCCCGGAACGTTCCGCTGGGTGACCATTACCAGTACAATGCCCAGCTGTCGAGCCGGCGGGAAGCAGTGTATACCCAGATGGTAAAGAACCAGCCCGTCCTCTCCAGTGATGGCCAGCTGCGGTTCCGCATCAACCGGAACGCCCAGGTAACGGGGTATACCCAGACCTACTTGGAGAACCCGACGACCCTCCAGCAGCGGACGGCGACCATCAGCCAACGGCAAGCGGTAGTCTGGCTTTACCGGCACAACCAGATTCCCAATAACTCACAGATTCGGTGGGCAATTCTGGGCTATACCAAGCTGTTAACTACGAATAACCATAACCAGGCTGTTTATGTCCCGACCTGGGCGGTGGAAATTAAGACTAAGACGGCGGATACGGTCCAGCGGCTGAACGTCAACGCTTTTAACAGCACCATCATGAAGTCGTCGCCGGACACCGTCAACATGGACAGTATTAATAAGTGA
- a CDS encoding S1C family serine protease, which produces MSDQKPLSNRFWAKVAGIGLVAGLIGGGVALGINGVIQHHEAVVSTKVPSGSNQAGGTKVNGNKAELNTASTKAYNSVQGAVVSVINKQKVQQSSGMLGVFGIGGQGDSSQNSNSGKLQTASEGSGVIYKKSGNAAYVVTNNHVVAGSSALQVIMSNGKKVDADLVGSDAATDLAVLKINSANVKTVASFGNSNSITAGQDVLAIGSPMGSEYANTVTKGIVSAKNRTLKAGTDGTLTSVIQTDAAINSGNSGGPLINMAGQVIGINSMKLASNNDGSSVEGMGFAIPSNEVVSIINQLVKNGKISRPALGVGMIDLSNVTTDQQKSVLKLPSNITKGVVIAQVEDGSVADNAGLKKYDVITKLGDKTINNTSELRAALYKYKVGDSVKITFYRDGQQQTVTVHLTKAASATDSSQQQQTEAGE; this is translated from the coding sequence ATGAGCGATCAAAAACCTCTTAGCAACCGGTTTTGGGCGAAGGTTGCGGGGATTGGCCTCGTAGCCGGTCTGATTGGGGGCGGCGTTGCCTTGGGGATTAACGGTGTCATTCAGCACCACGAGGCAGTCGTCAGTACCAAGGTGCCAAGCGGTTCGAACCAGGCCGGCGGCACGAAGGTCAACGGTAATAAGGCGGAATTGAACACGGCCTCGACCAAGGCTTATAACTCGGTCCAGGGAGCAGTCGTCAGCGTTATTAACAAGCAGAAGGTGCAGCAGAGCAGCGGAATGCTGGGCGTCTTTGGCATTGGCGGCCAGGGTGATAGCAGCCAGAACAGCAACAGCGGCAAACTTCAAACGGCCAGTGAGGGGTCGGGAGTAATTTATAAGAAGTCCGGCAACGCGGCCTACGTGGTTACTAATAACCACGTTGTCGCAGGTTCCAGCGCGCTCCAGGTGATCATGAGCAATGGTAAGAAGGTGGACGCGGACCTTGTCGGGAGCGACGCGGCAACCGATTTAGCGGTCCTGAAGATCAATTCTGCCAACGTTAAGACGGTGGCGTCATTCGGTAATTCCAACTCAATCACCGCTGGTCAGGATGTTTTGGCAATCGGTTCGCCAATGGGGAGTGAGTACGCCAATACCGTCACCAAGGGGATTGTTTCCGCCAAAAACCGGACACTGAAAGCCGGGACTGACGGGACCTTGACCTCGGTTATCCAAACCGACGCGGCAATCAACTCTGGTAACTCCGGTGGTCCCCTGATTAACATGGCGGGGCAGGTCATCGGGATTAACTCGATGAAGCTGGCTTCCAACAACGATGGCTCCTCGGTCGAAGGGATGGGCTTTGCCATTCCAAGCAACGAAGTGGTCAGCATCATCAACCAGCTGGTAAAGAACGGGAAGATTTCCCGGCCAGCGTTGGGTGTCGGGATGATTGACCTGAGCAATGTCACGACCGACCAGCAGAAGTCCGTCCTGAAGCTGCCAAGCAACATCACCAAGGGGGTTGTAATCGCCCAGGTGGAGGACGGCTCCGTAGCGGATAACGCCGGCTTAAAGAAGTACGATGTCATCACTAAGCTGGGTGACAAGACCATTAACAACACGAGCGAGCTGCGGGCGGCCCTGTATAAGTACAAGGTGGGCGATAGCGTTAAGATTACCTTCTATCGTGACGGCCAGCAGCAGACGGTGACGGTCCACCTGACCAAGGCGGCCAGCGCGACCGATAGCAGTCAGCAGCAACAAACAGAAGCTGGCGAATAA
- a CDS encoding YSIRK-type signal peptide-containing protein (The YSIRK form of extended signal peptide directs nascent proteins to the cross-wall site, while signal peptides lacking YSIRK direct proteins instead to the cell pole. A large fraction of YSIRK proteins are surface proteins anchored by sortase-mediated processing of a C-terminal LPXTG motif.), whose amino-acid sequence MFSKNNRFAMERKMSASKQRFGLRKIMGGVASVLLGLTFLYGTRASADEVQPTETVTTIQLATAPTHSELTVPATANPALSTATPTTGEEVAPVVATDTNSEVTTPVTPVATPQ is encoded by the coding sequence ATGTTTTCAAAAAATAATCGTTTCGCGATGGAACGCAAGATGAGCGCCAGCAAGCAACGCTTCGGCCTTAGAAAAATAATGGGCGGGGTAGCGTCGGTCCTCTTAGGGCTGACCTTCCTGTACGGCACCCGGGCCTCGGCCGATGAGGTTCAACCAACGGAGACGGTGACCACCATCCAGCTGGCAACGGCACCGACCCATAGCGAGTTAACGGTCCCGGCAACTGCTAACCCGGCTTTGTCGACTGCAACGCCGACTACGGGTGAGGAAGTTGCGCCGGTGGTAGCGACGGATACCAACAGTGAAGTAACAACACCAGTAACACCGGTGGCGACACCTCAGTAG
- the rlmH gene encoding 23S rRNA (pseudouridine(1915)-N(3))-methyltransferase RlmH, with protein sequence MNIKVIGVGKLKEKYFKAGIAEYAKRLGRFCKFEIVEVPDEKAPESLSQAEMDEVMAKEGERILSKIKDREYVFALAIKGKERTSEEFAKEINQLTTYGHSDITFVIGGSLGLSPAVLKRADTQISFGRFTLPHQLMRLVLTEQIYRAFTIINGLPYHK encoded by the coding sequence TTGAATATCAAAGTAATTGGCGTGGGAAAGTTAAAGGAAAAGTATTTTAAGGCCGGAATTGCTGAATACGCAAAGCGGCTGGGGCGGTTTTGCAAGTTTGAGATTGTGGAAGTTCCGGATGAAAAGGCCCCTGAGTCGTTGAGCCAGGCGGAGATGGACGAGGTAATGGCAAAGGAAGGAGAACGAATCCTGAGTAAGATCAAGGACCGGGAGTACGTCTTCGCACTTGCTATCAAGGGCAAGGAACGGACTTCGGAAGAATTTGCCAAGGAGATCAACCAACTGACCACGTACGGGCACAGTGATATTACCTTTGTGATCGGTGGTTCCCTGGGGCTGAGTCCGGCCGTGCTCAAGCGGGCGGATACCCAGATTTCGTTCGGCCGCTTTACCCTGCCGCACCAGTTGATGCGGTTGGTACTGACCGAGCAGATTTACCGGGCGTTTACCATTATTAATGGATTGCCTTACCATAAATAA
- a CDS encoding MBL fold metallo-hydrolase: MADKNPLRYSILASGSTGNVTYLETDQHRILIDAGLSGKKIEGLMAKIDRSLDDVEAIFVTHEHSDHCHGVGVLARRYGMAVYANRGTWQAMANKVGTIPEDQQFIFNPNSVQTLGDLDIESFAVSHDAAEPQFYQVHHDNKTFCILTDTGYVSDRVAGIIRDADAYLMECNHDTEMLRMGPYSWPLKQRILGDEGHLSNEEGADALMNVIGRRTKEIFLGHRSQHNNMRSLAHLTVASLMKQHDFGVDQDFQLADAEPEQPSKLMVI, from the coding sequence GTGGCAGATAAGAATCCATTACGTTACAGCATTCTCGCCAGCGGAAGCACTGGCAACGTTACTTACTTAGAAACTGACCAGCACCGGATTTTAATTGACGCCGGTTTGAGCGGGAAAAAGATTGAGGGCCTGATGGCTAAAATCGACCGGTCCTTAGATGACGTTGAAGCCATCTTCGTTACCCACGAACACAGCGACCACTGTCACGGGGTTGGGGTCCTGGCACGGCGCTACGGGATGGCGGTTTACGCTAACCGTGGCACTTGGCAGGCGATGGCTAACAAGGTCGGGACGATTCCGGAAGACCAGCAGTTTATTTTTAACCCCAATAGCGTCCAGACCCTCGGCGACCTTGATATTGAGAGCTTTGCCGTCTCGCATGATGCGGCCGAACCGCAATTTTATCAGGTGCACCATGACAACAAGACCTTTTGCATCCTGACTGATACTGGCTATGTGTCCGACCGGGTCGCGGGAATAATCCGGGACGCGGACGCCTACCTAATGGAGTGTAACCACGATACTGAAATGCTCCGGATGGGACCGTATTCCTGGCCGTTGAAGCAGCGCATCCTCGGTGATGAGGGGCACCTCTCAAACGAGGAGGGAGCCGACGCGCTGATGAACGTTATCGGTCGGCGGACCAAGGAAATTTTCCTGGGGCACCGTAGTCAGCACAATAATATGCGTTCCTTGGCCCACCTGACCGTGGCAAGCCTGATGAAGCAGCATGACTTTGGTGTTGACCAGGATTTCCAGCTGGCGGATGCGGAGCCGGAGCAACCTAGTAAGTTAATGGTGATATAA